Proteins encoded in a region of the Haloglomus salinum genome:
- a CDS encoding type IV pilin encodes MTRLLGASDRHERGVSEVLGSVLMTGLVVVAMTVAASAVVPQFTSDTDSARPLVDCEIAYEDELLLTHASGHSIDTTGPSVVLQDGSGSPTRLPFAVDEGDDDGRFEVDETARLGTLPGRTEVLLVADGAIVCEAIVYPTTPTPTPGTTPTATATPMPTATPTPMPTATPTPSAPAPATPTPSPTPENQPPAADFTADRKGQSSNVDLDGSPSSDSDGTILTYRWDVGNDGSIDYRTETVSCAEVPQGALVRLIVTDDDGATDRTLKYVP; translated from the coding sequence ATGACGAGGCTGCTCGGGGCGTCCGACAGGCACGAGCGCGGTGTCTCGGAGGTCCTCGGCAGCGTCCTGATGACCGGCCTCGTCGTCGTGGCGATGACGGTCGCTGCGTCGGCTGTCGTGCCACAGTTCACCTCCGATACGGACTCGGCCCGGCCACTGGTCGACTGCGAGATTGCCTACGAGGACGAACTGCTGCTGACGCACGCCAGCGGCCACAGCATCGACACCACCGGGCCGTCGGTGGTCCTGCAGGACGGGTCGGGGTCGCCGACTCGCCTCCCGTTCGCCGTGGACGAGGGCGACGACGACGGCCGGTTCGAGGTCGACGAGACCGCCCGGCTCGGGACGCTCCCGGGCCGCACGGAGGTACTGCTCGTCGCGGACGGCGCCATCGTCTGTGAGGCCATCGTCTACCCGACGACGCCGACCCCGACGCCAGGCACGACGCCGACGGCCACAGCAACGCCGATGCCGACAGCTACACCGACGCCGATGCCGACAGCTACACCGACACCCAGCGCGCCGGCGCCGGCCACACCGACACCGTCTCCAACGCCGGAGAATCAGCCTCCGGCAGCAGACTTCACGGCCGACCGGAAGGGACAGTCGTCCAACGTCGACCTCGATGGCTCCCCGTCGTCCGATTCCGACGGTACGATTCTGACCTACCGGTGGGACGTGGGTAACGACGGTTCCATCGACTACAGGACCGAGACGGTGAGCTGTGCCGAGGTTCCGCAGGGTGCGCTCGTGCGACTCATCGTCACCGACGACGACGGGGCGACCGACCGTACACTCAAATATGTTCCGTAG
- a CDS encoding phosphotransferase family protein: protein MSEGESDYFRRIVDREALAEYLEDELGPHGGTYEVEHHKEGHSNETLFVTWGDDDLVIRRPPPGETAENAHDVLREFRVMDALQETNVRVPETVLACDDHDVLGADFYVMQRMQGVVLRDEEPERFATPERRRQVGEELVDGLAEIHAVDYEAVGLEEGDFGYPPGFTERQVRRWSEQLMWAFEVTTEEREVDELYDVMSWLQDNVPEDPPSTLVHGDYKLDNVMFATDDEPRINAVFDWEMATLGDPFTDLGWMLSYWWDAKDPDPPESTDSLSNTFMTRDGYMTRQELVERYEQKTGLEFTNEKFYRVLAVYKLAGLGEMFFRRYLEGNSDDDMYPKMRHGVPALAARAQRIIDGEEPL, encoded by the coding sequence ATGAGCGAGGGCGAATCGGACTACTTCCGGCGCATCGTCGACCGCGAGGCGCTCGCCGAGTATCTGGAGGACGAACTCGGGCCGCACGGCGGCACCTACGAGGTCGAACATCACAAGGAGGGTCACTCCAACGAGACGCTGTTCGTCACGTGGGGCGACGACGATCTCGTCATCCGGCGGCCGCCGCCGGGCGAGACCGCCGAGAACGCCCACGACGTGCTCCGGGAGTTCCGCGTGATGGATGCGCTTCAGGAGACGAACGTGCGCGTGCCCGAGACGGTACTCGCGTGCGACGACCACGACGTCCTCGGCGCGGATTTCTACGTGATGCAGCGGATGCAGGGTGTCGTCCTCCGCGACGAGGAGCCCGAGCGCTTCGCCACGCCCGAGCGCCGGCGACAGGTCGGCGAGGAACTGGTCGACGGGCTCGCCGAGATCCACGCCGTCGACTACGAGGCCGTCGGGCTGGAGGAGGGCGACTTCGGCTACCCGCCCGGCTTCACCGAGCGCCAGGTCCGGCGCTGGTCCGAGCAGCTGATGTGGGCGTTCGAGGTGACCACCGAGGAGCGCGAGGTCGACGAACTGTACGACGTGATGAGCTGGCTCCAGGACAACGTCCCCGAGGACCCGCCGTCGACGCTGGTCCACGGCGACTACAAGCTGGACAACGTCATGTTCGCCACGGACGACGAGCCACGCATCAACGCCGTCTTCGACTGGGAGATGGCCACGCTCGGGGACCCGTTCACCGACCTCGGGTGGATGCTGTCGTACTGGTGGGACGCGAAGGATCCCGATCCGCCCGAATCGACGGACTCGCTGTCGAACACGTTCATGACCCGCGACGGGTACATGACCCGACAGGAACTCGTCGAGCGCTACGAGCAGAAGACGGGGCTGGAGTTCACCAACGAGAAGTTCTACCGCGTGCTCGCGGTGTACAAACTCGCCGGACTCGGGGAGATGTTCTTCCGGCGCTACCTCGAGGGGAACTCGGACGACGACATGTACCCGAAGATGCGCCACGGCGTCCCGGCGCTGGCGGCCCGTGCCCAGCGCATCATCGACGGCGAGGAGCCGCTGTAG
- a CDS encoding acyl-CoA dehydrogenase family protein, with protein sequence MDYHDSERATELARRAREFMDEVVIPTEREYLGNGPVDMSVIEDLRAEARERDIYCPQIAEEHGGMGESFRDVLPLFEQAGRSLLGAVAMRVDAPDEGNMHTIELVGTDEQKEEYLEPLVAGDIRSGFSMTEPREGAGSDPKMIKTTAEKEGDEWVIDGHKWWTTQGDESDVLIVMARTNQEKHPYQGCSLFLVPTDADGVNIVEPTPHLGQTLLPESHAEIRYDNVRVPEENLLGGLDMGFVHAQERLGPARLTHCMRFSGMAERALDIAKTYMQNREGFGSKLSEKQNQRYEIADMETRLHATRSMVRHAAEEITRGNQARVEVGMAKVYAANTAQDAIDLAVQCCGGAGISRKLPLADFYEAVRAFRIVDGADEVHQRVIAREAFDMEYDEAELANLPTFGNPSV encoded by the coding sequence ATCGATTACCACGACTCCGAGCGGGCGACGGAGCTTGCTCGGCGCGCACGCGAGTTCATGGACGAGGTCGTCATCCCGACCGAGCGCGAGTATCTCGGCAACGGCCCCGTCGACATGTCCGTCATCGAGGACCTGCGTGCGGAGGCGCGCGAACGGGACATCTACTGCCCGCAGATCGCCGAGGAACACGGCGGCATGGGCGAGTCGTTCCGCGACGTGCTGCCCCTGTTCGAGCAGGCCGGGCGGTCGCTGCTGGGCGCGGTCGCGATGCGCGTCGACGCCCCGGACGAGGGGAACATGCACACCATCGAACTCGTCGGGACCGACGAGCAGAAGGAGGAGTACCTCGAGCCGCTCGTCGCCGGCGACATCCGCTCGGGCTTCTCGATGACCGAGCCCCGCGAGGGCGCCGGCTCTGACCCGAAGATGATCAAGACCACCGCCGAGAAAGAGGGCGACGAGTGGGTCATCGACGGCCACAAGTGGTGGACCACGCAGGGTGACGAGTCCGACGTGCTCATCGTGATGGCCCGGACGAACCAGGAGAAGCACCCGTACCAGGGCTGCTCGCTGTTCCTCGTCCCGACCGACGCCGACGGGGTGAACATCGTCGAGCCGACGCCGCACCTCGGCCAGACGCTCCTGCCCGAGAGCCACGCGGAGATCCGCTACGACAACGTCCGCGTCCCCGAGGAGAACCTCCTCGGCGGGCTGGACATGGGCTTCGTCCACGCCCAGGAACGGCTGGGCCCGGCGCGCCTGACCCACTGCATGCGGTTCTCCGGGATGGCCGAGCGCGCGCTCGACATCGCGAAGACGTACATGCAGAATCGCGAGGGCTTCGGGTCGAAGCTCTCCGAGAAGCAGAACCAGCGCTACGAGATTGCCGACATGGAGACGCGCCTCCACGCGACGCGCTCGATGGTCCGCCACGCCGCCGAGGAAATCACCCGCGGCAACCAGGCCCGCGTCGAGGTCGGCATGGCGAAGGTGTACGCCGCGAACACCGCACAGGACGCCATCGACCTCGCGGTCCAGTGCTGTGGCGGGGCGGGCATCTCCCGGAAGCTCCCGCTCGCGGACTTCTACGAGGCGGTGCGGGCGTTCCGCATCGTCGACGGCGCCGACGAGGTCCACCAGCGCGTCATCGCTCGCGAGGCGTTCGACATGGAGTACGACGAGGCCGAACTGGCGAACCTCCCGACGTTCGGCAACCCGAGCGTCTGA
- a CDS encoding SIR2 family NAD-dependent protein deacylase: protein MTDLDVEDEIRFAADAIRDADSVVAMTGAGVSTASGIPDFRSEDGVWQEYDPMDFHISRFEADPEGFWTERVEMVEDLFGDDFQPNPAHEALATLQRDGHVDGLITQNIDGLHQEAGSEEVIEVHGNGQRVACYDCDRTFEADGVFDRVRTGAVPPRCPNCDGLLKPDVVLFGEELPEYPLFRAQSLAERADLFLVVGSSLTVQPAASFPRTAAQSGATLCIVNLDRTGLSDRAEYDFRADVTDVLPALQDAVRERA, encoded by the coding sequence ATGACTGACCTCGATGTCGAGGACGAGATTCGCTTCGCTGCCGACGCCATCCGTGACGCCGACTCGGTGGTCGCCATGACCGGCGCCGGCGTCTCGACGGCCTCCGGCATCCCCGACTTCCGCAGCGAGGACGGCGTCTGGCAGGAGTACGACCCGATGGACTTCCACATCTCACGGTTCGAGGCCGACCCCGAGGGGTTCTGGACCGAGCGCGTCGAGATGGTCGAGGACCTGTTCGGCGACGACTTCCAGCCCAACCCGGCTCACGAGGCACTCGCCACGCTCCAGCGCGATGGCCACGTGGACGGCCTCATCACGCAGAACATCGACGGACTCCACCAGGAGGCCGGCAGCGAGGAGGTCATCGAGGTCCACGGCAACGGCCAGCGGGTCGCGTGCTACGACTGCGACCGGACGTTCGAGGCCGACGGTGTCTTCGACCGCGTCCGTACGGGCGCGGTCCCGCCGCGCTGTCCCAACTGCGACGGGCTCCTGAAACCGGACGTGGTGCTGTTCGGCGAGGAACTCCCGGAGTACCCGCTGTTCCGCGCGCAGTCGCTGGCCGAGCGTGCCGACCTGTTCCTCGTTGTCGGCTCCTCGCTCACCGTCCAGCCCGCCGCCTCCTTCCCCCGGACCGCCGCCCAGTCGGGCGCCACGCTCTGTATCGTCAACCTCGACCGGACGGGGCTCTCGGACCGCGCGGAGTACGACTTCCGCGCGGACGTGACGGACGTGCTGCCGGCCCTACAGGACGCCGTGCGGGAGCGGGCCTGA
- a CDS encoding twin-arginine translocation signal domain-containing protein gives MNRRQLLRATAGLATAPLLAGCSSDGGDGRSPSPTPSAREPRDSPEPTDATGTARSTVAELALDDATPFVADPDFGVDVTVTNTGDREATVLSSGYGYEFDLTTGAGADPGNGVAVSGDGSPELDPGESVRLTVWKPVDGDPAAVTGYDLTLTCAATGQATYCGN, from the coding sequence GTGAACAGGCGACAGCTGCTCCGGGCGACCGCTGGCCTCGCCACGGCACCGTTGCTAGCCGGGTGTAGCTCGGACGGAGGCGATGGACGGTCGCCCTCCCCGACGCCGTCGGCGCGGGAGCCGCGCGACTCACCGGAGCCGACCGACGCGACCGGGACGGCCCGGTCGACCGTCGCGGAACTCGCACTCGACGACGCGACGCCGTTCGTCGCCGACCCCGACTTCGGCGTCGATGTCACCGTGACGAACACGGGCGACCGCGAGGCCACCGTCCTCTCCTCCGGGTACGGCTACGAGTTCGACCTGACGACCGGAGCGGGAGCGGACCCCGGGAACGGCGTGGCCGTCTCCGGCGACGGGAGCCCCGAACTCGACCCCGGCGAGTCCGTCCGGCTGACTGTCTGGAAGCCGGTCGATGGCGACCCGGCAGCCGTGACGGGATACGACCTCACGCTGACCTGTGCAGCGACCGGCCAGGCCACCTACTGCGGGAACTAG
- a CDS encoding cupin domain-containing protein, which yields MEYSVVETDEVAVTDLSQIEEIPPDLDMQDVDSALGLENMLCKIWHFEEDEQIGYHAHAQQEELFYVLEGRFSLKLGRSGEEEFREVGPGTFWAAGPMIGHGHRCVSESGKVLALGAPDTADPGLDPHQISDEEIEEAQSGDD from the coding sequence ATGGAATACAGCGTCGTCGAGACGGATGAAGTCGCGGTGACCGACCTCTCGCAGATAGAGGAGATTCCGCCGGACCTGGACATGCAGGATGTCGACTCCGCGCTCGGGCTGGAGAACATGCTCTGCAAGATCTGGCACTTCGAGGAGGACGAGCAGATCGGGTACCACGCGCACGCCCAGCAGGAGGAGCTGTTCTACGTCCTGGAGGGGCGGTTCTCGCTGAAGCTCGGGCGCTCGGGCGAGGAGGAGTTCCGCGAGGTCGGCCCGGGAACGTTCTGGGCGGCCGGCCCGATGATCGGTCACGGTCACCGCTGCGTGAGCGAGTCGGGGAAGGTCCTCGCGCTCGGGGCGCCCGACACCGCTGACCCCGGACTCGACCCGCATCAGATATCCGACGAGGAGATAGAGGAGGCCCAGTCCGGCGACGACTGA
- a CDS encoding glutaredoxin domain-containing protein has translation MSTDADAGDATDAADTDPTITLYRLEGCPFCEFVVDRLDELDLAYDSVWVEGLHSRRNEVQRVSGQRQVPVVVDSATGVTMSQSSRILEYLDATYAGEDIEVDANPETEAN, from the coding sequence ATGAGCACCGACGCCGACGCGGGCGACGCCACCGACGCCGCCGACACCGACCCGACCATCACCCTCTACCGACTGGAGGGCTGCCCGTTCTGCGAGTTCGTCGTCGACCGGCTGGACGAACTCGACCTCGCATACGACAGCGTCTGGGTCGAGGGGCTCCACTCCCGGCGCAACGAGGTCCAGCGCGTCTCCGGCCAGCGGCAGGTCCCGGTCGTCGTCGACAGCGCGACCGGCGTGACGATGAGCCAGTCCTCGCGCATCCTCGAGTACCTCGACGCGACCTACGCGGGCGAGGACATCGAGGTGGACGCGAACCCGGAGACGGAGGCGAACTGA
- a CDS encoding MBL fold metallo-hydrolase produces the protein MPREIVPDVFDITVRTDPTGRRYRAFLVDGEVPTLFDAGFDDTTEALFDGIEATGLRPERLVITHGDYDHVGGFDAVVDRYGTETCVPEQSELDTDHAADNRYGDGDRIGAFRAIHVPGHSPDHHVLVSERRGVLLAGDALVGADLRGFPEGYLLPHAAVYATDHGAAELNLDRLLDWEFDAALVYHGSSVTEDARRVLDRYVNFPGRPPEPAK, from the coding sequence ATGCCTCGTGAGATTGTTCCGGACGTGTTCGACATCACCGTGCGGACGGACCCGACGGGTCGCCGGTACCGGGCCTTCCTGGTCGACGGCGAGGTTCCGACGCTGTTCGATGCGGGGTTCGACGACACGACGGAGGCGTTGTTCGACGGCATCGAGGCGACCGGGCTCCGCCCGGAACGGCTCGTCATCACCCACGGGGACTACGACCACGTCGGCGGATTCGACGCAGTTGTCGACCGCTACGGCACCGAGACGTGCGTGCCCGAGCAGTCCGAGCTAGACACCGACCACGCCGCCGACAACCGCTACGGCGATGGCGACCGAATCGGGGCGTTCCGGGCCATCCACGTGCCGGGGCACTCCCCCGACCACCACGTACTCGTGTCCGAGCGACGTGGGGTGTTGCTTGCCGGCGATGCACTCGTGGGGGCCGACCTCCGTGGCTTCCCCGAGGGGTACCTGCTCCCGCACGCCGCCGTCTACGCCACAGACCACGGGGCAGCGGAGCTGAACCTCGACCGCCTCCTCGACTGGGAGTTCGACGCCGCGCTCGTCTACCACGGGTCCTCGGTCACCGAGGACGCTCGACGCGTTCTGGACCGCTACGTGAACTTCCCCGGCCGGCCACCGGAGCCCGCGAAGTAG
- a CDS encoding presenilin family intramembrane aspartyl protease PSH, whose product MNADRRYVAVAAIVGIFVLVQLGALALVEPFKSAGFQDVQNPSDPTNSLLYVGAILVATVVMLGAFRYGGDRVIRAVLVFSSGYLSFYVFAVLVPAAPLPGLAALAPAVALAALVTGALWFYPEWYVIDAAGVVMGAGAAGLFGINFGILPALVLLVVLAVYDAISVYGTEHMLTLAEGVMDLKVPVVLVVPLTLSYSFLDESPEAGGSDDGDEDDTAVADGGQASGNEAGGDGTDEGGNASEEGDEADPERDAFFIGLGDAVMPAVLIASAGFFAPVGVSSLVPGIALTLPALTAMVGTNLGLLALMYFVMQGRAHAGLPLLNGGAIGGYLVGALAAGIPLVQALGLAPYL is encoded by the coding sequence ATGAACGCCGACCGGCGGTACGTCGCGGTGGCCGCCATCGTGGGCATTTTCGTCCTCGTCCAGCTGGGGGCGCTCGCGCTGGTGGAGCCGTTCAAGTCCGCGGGGTTCCAGGACGTCCAGAACCCCTCGGACCCGACCAACAGCCTGCTGTACGTGGGGGCCATCCTCGTCGCGACCGTCGTGATGCTCGGCGCGTTCAGGTACGGTGGCGACCGCGTCATCCGCGCGGTGCTGGTGTTCTCGTCGGGCTACCTCTCGTTCTACGTCTTCGCGGTGCTCGTCCCGGCGGCGCCGCTCCCAGGCCTCGCCGCCCTCGCGCCGGCCGTCGCGCTCGCCGCGCTCGTCACCGGCGCGCTCTGGTTCTACCCCGAGTGGTACGTCATCGACGCCGCCGGCGTCGTGATGGGTGCGGGCGCGGCCGGCCTGTTCGGTATCAACTTCGGCATCCTCCCGGCGCTCGTCCTGCTGGTCGTGCTGGCGGTGTACGACGCTATCAGCGTCTACGGCACCGAGCACATGCTCACACTCGCCGAGGGCGTGATGGACCTGAAGGTGCCGGTTGTCCTCGTCGTCCCGCTGACGCTCTCGTACTCGTTCCTCGACGAATCACCGGAGGCTGGCGGGAGCGACGACGGTGACGAGGACGACACGGCCGTCGCCGATGGGGGGCAGGCCAGCGGCAACGAGGCCGGCGGGGACGGGACCGACGAGGGCGGGAATGCGTCCGAAGAGGGCGACGAGGCGGACCCTGAGCGCGACGCCTTCTTCATCGGGCTCGGCGACGCCGTGATGCCGGCGGTGCTCATCGCGTCGGCCGGGTTCTTCGCGCCCGTCGGCGTCTCCTCGCTCGTGCCGGGCATCGCGCTCACGCTCCCGGCGCTCACCGCGATGGTCGGGACGAACCTCGGCCTGCTCGCGCTGATGTACTTCGTCATGCAGGGGCGCGCCCACGCGGGCCTGCCGCTGCTCAACGGTGGCGCCATCGGTGGGTACCTCGTCGGAGCGCTCGCCGCGGGCATCCCGCTGGTGCAGGCACTCGGACTGGCCCCGTACCTCTGA
- a CDS encoding ornithine cyclodeaminase family protein, with amino-acid sequence MTDTEVLFLRSDELSGLATLSEYVDAVREGYREVGEGAAAEPRTKLVNQSPPGMLTGYMAILPETGAMGGYTYAAGFGDKDAHFFLPVFDAESGRPLAMLDGASLNPFKTGAAGGVAIDELARPDATDLALFGSGAQARGQLRAAAAVRDIETVEVYSPTKAHRESFAGEMNEALDASVAAVASPDAAVEGADIVVTATNATEPVFDGDMLEDGTHITAMGQYDPDKREVDTTAVERAKYVPDLRARVDQDAGAFLQAKEAGVVGDNHIHAELGEVVAGEAEGRTDRREITMFDSGGTGVETVAAAYMLYRKARDEGLGELLEFAPASDALTGR; translated from the coding sequence ATGACCGATACGGAGGTGCTGTTCCTGCGGAGCGACGAGCTGTCCGGGCTCGCCACCCTGTCCGAGTACGTCGACGCCGTCCGCGAGGGGTACCGCGAGGTCGGCGAGGGTGCGGCTGCCGAGCCACGGACCAAACTCGTGAACCAGTCGCCGCCGGGGATGCTGACCGGCTACATGGCCATCCTTCCCGAGACCGGGGCGATGGGCGGGTACACCTACGCGGCCGGGTTCGGCGACAAGGATGCGCACTTCTTCCTGCCGGTGTTCGACGCCGAGAGCGGGCGCCCGCTGGCGATGCTGGACGGTGCCTCGCTCAATCCGTTCAAGACCGGCGCCGCGGGTGGTGTCGCCATCGACGAACTGGCGCGTCCGGACGCGACCGACCTGGCGCTGTTCGGCTCCGGCGCCCAGGCCCGGGGCCAGCTCCGCGCGGCCGCCGCGGTCCGCGACATCGAGACCGTCGAGGTCTACTCGCCGACGAAGGCACACCGCGAGAGCTTCGCGGGCGAGATGAACGAGGCGCTCGACGCGTCCGTCGCGGCGGTCGCCTCGCCGGACGCCGCCGTCGAGGGCGCCGACATCGTCGTCACGGCGACGAACGCCACCGAACCCGTCTTCGATGGCGACATGCTGGAGGACGGAACCCACATCACGGCGATGGGCCAGTACGACCCGGACAAGCGCGAGGTGGACACGACGGCCGTCGAGCGTGCGAAGTACGTCCCGGACCTCCGTGCCCGAGTCGACCAGGACGCCGGGGCGTTCCTGCAGGCCAAAGAAGCGGGCGTCGTCGGGGACAACCACATCCACGCCGAACTGGGCGAGGTGGTCGCCGGCGAGGCCGAGGGCCGGACGGACCGCCGGGAGATCACCATGTTCGATTCGGGCGGGACGGGTGTCGAGACCGTCGCCGCGGCATACATGCTGTACCGGAAGGCGCGCGACGAGGGACTGGGAGAACTGCTCGAGTTCGCGCCGGCGAGCGACGCGCTCACCGGGCGGTAG
- a CDS encoding MFS transporter codes for MNRNDRAITGLVMVAHAMVHTYELSLPLLLPVWQAEFSTVALPTGTLAVTGFVMGVVLTMGYAPFGLGALPGGVLADAYGSRRLILACLVGMGASFLLLAVSPGLIAIAFALFVWGVAASVYHPSGLALISKGVEERGSAFAYHGVAGNLGIALGPLATALLLFGLGDWRVAVGLLALPALVAAIAAARIDVDETAAVGSEPATDGGAPDGTPDGEETSGDARASGSVASLGEFLADSRLLFGGAFVLVFAVVMLSGLYYRGLLTFLPEILGRFPSLAPIEFAGRTLEPERYFYVGLLMVGVAGQYAGGRLTDRVPVELGLLGGYGALAVLAVLFLPVATMGLVPLLVMGALVGFFLFVVQPFYQATVAEYTPAGARGLSYGYTYLGVFGVGALGGAVAGGVLTYANDAALFAVLAGFGALASLCGAVLYLRR; via the coding sequence GTGAACCGGAACGACCGGGCGATTACGGGGCTGGTGATGGTCGCACACGCGATGGTCCACACGTACGAGCTGTCGCTCCCGCTGTTGCTCCCGGTCTGGCAGGCCGAGTTCTCGACGGTCGCGCTCCCCACAGGGACGCTCGCAGTCACGGGGTTCGTGATGGGTGTCGTCCTCACGATGGGATACGCTCCCTTCGGGCTGGGCGCGCTCCCCGGCGGCGTCCTCGCGGACGCCTACGGCTCGCGCCGACTCATCCTCGCCTGTCTCGTCGGGATGGGGGCCTCGTTCCTCCTGCTGGCGGTTTCGCCCGGACTCATCGCCATCGCGTTCGCACTGTTCGTCTGGGGTGTGGCGGCGTCGGTCTACCACCCGTCGGGGCTGGCGCTCATCTCGAAGGGCGTCGAGGAGCGTGGCTCCGCGTTCGCCTACCACGGGGTGGCGGGCAACCTCGGCATCGCACTGGGCCCGCTCGCCACCGCCCTGCTCCTGTTCGGCCTCGGTGACTGGCGCGTCGCCGTCGGCCTGCTGGCACTCCCGGCGCTCGTCGCGGCTATCGCGGCCGCGCGCATCGACGTCGACGAGACGGCTGCTGTCGGGTCGGAGCCCGCGACCGACGGAGGGGCACCGGACGGCACGCCTGATGGCGAGGAGACCAGCGGCGACGCCCGGGCGTCGGGGTCGGTCGCCTCGCTCGGTGAGTTCCTCGCGGACTCGCGGCTCCTGTTCGGTGGCGCGTTCGTCCTCGTGTTCGCCGTCGTGATGCTCTCGGGACTCTACTACCGTGGCCTATTGACGTTCCTCCCCGAGATACTCGGTCGGTTCCCGTCGCTCGCTCCCATCGAGTTCGCCGGCCGCACGCTGGAACCGGAGCGGTACTTCTACGTCGGCCTACTGATGGTCGGCGTCGCCGGCCAGTACGCCGGCGGCCGCCTCACCGACCGGGTCCCGGTCGAGCTCGGACTCCTCGGCGGCTACGGCGCGCTCGCGGTGCTCGCCGTCCTCTTCCTCCCGGTCGCCACGATGGGGCTCGTTCCCCTCCTGGTGATGGGCGCGCTCGTCGGGTTCTTCCTGTTCGTCGTCCAGCCGTTCTACCAGGCGACGGTGGCCGAGTACACGCCCGCCGGCGCGCGCGGGCTCTCGTACGGCTACACCTACCTCGGCGTGTTCGGCGTGGGGGCGCTCGGCGGTGCGGTCGCAGGTGGTGTCCTCACCTACGCGAACGACGCCGCCCTGTTCGCCGTGCTCGCCGGGTTCGGCGCGCTGGCGTCGCTGTGTGGTGCGGTGCTGTATCTGCGACGGTGA
- a CDS encoding MBL fold metallo-hydrolase, which translates to MQVPTLSPDELYGAIERGENVTIIDVRGPGQYEEWHIDGGENVTTVNIPIASLQTSRVRSMLEDVPTDNRVVTVCASGNSSRAAAAHLDRYGIEAENLSYGMNGWAYLYQGVPLESSSSADIIQYRRPSSGCLGYLVVAGDEAVVVDPLRAFTDRYQQDARERGATLEYAIDTHIHADHISGVRTLASTTDATAVVPVAAEERGVEYDIDYDTVSDGDVLEVGGAEVEVVHTPGHTSGMTSYQVGDVLFTGDGLFTESVARPDLEDGEDGAADAARLLYDTLQNTVLSLPDSTIVAPAHFSDSAEPAEDGTYTATLGDLRASMDALEMTEDEFVEFVLSDMPPRPSNYQQIIGTNLGVESPPERVALQLELGPNNCAASQDSMTS; encoded by the coding sequence ATGCAAGTTCCGACACTGAGTCCCGACGAACTGTACGGCGCAATCGAGCGCGGCGAGAACGTGACCATCATCGACGTTCGAGGTCCCGGACAGTACGAGGAGTGGCATATCGACGGCGGCGAGAACGTGACTACGGTCAACATCCCGATAGCGAGCCTTCAGACCTCCCGGGTCAGGTCGATGCTGGAGGACGTGCCAACCGACAATCGTGTCGTCACGGTGTGCGCCAGCGGGAACTCGAGTCGGGCCGCCGCCGCCCACCTCGACCGGTACGGAATCGAGGCCGAGAACCTCTCGTACGGGATGAACGGCTGGGCGTACCTCTACCAGGGGGTGCCGCTCGAGAGCAGTAGTAGTGCAGATATTATACAATACAGGCGACCATCCAGTGGATGCCTCGGGTACCTCGTCGTGGCCGGCGACGAGGCTGTCGTCGTCGACCCACTCCGTGCATTCACCGACCGGTACCAGCAGGACGCCCGCGAGCGCGGCGCGACGCTCGAGTACGCAATCGACACCCACATCCACGCCGACCACATCTCGGGCGTTCGGACACTCGCCTCGACGACCGACGCGACGGCGGTCGTCCCTGTGGCCGCCGAGGAGCGAGGCGTGGAATACGACATCGACTACGACACCGTCTCGGACGGCGATGTCCTCGAGGTCGGAGGGGCCGAGGTCGAGGTCGTCCACACCCCGGGGCACACCTCGGGGATGACCTCCTACCAGGTCGGGGATGTCCTGTTCACGGGAGACGGGCTGTTCACCGAGAGCGTCGCCCGCCCCGACCTCGAGGACGGGGAGGACGGCGCAGCGGACGCTGCCAGGCTCCTGTACGACACGCTTCAGAACACGGTACTCTCCCTGCCGGACAGCACCATCGTCGCCCCGGCGCACTTCAGCGACAGTGCAGAGCCCGCCGAGGACGGCACGTACACGGCGACGCTGGGTGACCTCCGGGCGTCGATGGACGCCCTCGAGATGACGGAGGACGAGTTCGTCGAGTTCGTCCTCTCGGATATGCCGCCTCGTCCGTCGAACTACCAGCAGATCATCGGGACGAACCTCGGCGTGGAGTCGCCACCCGAGCGTGTCGCCCTGCAACTCGAACTCGGCCCGAACAACTGCGCGGCGAGTCAGGACTCGATGACCAGCTGA